The Tenacibaculum jejuense genome includes a window with the following:
- a CDS encoding NRDE family protein: MCTVTYLPLGNNDFILTSNRDEDPKRNTIEPQKYIEDNVELFYPKDSLAGGTWIGISGKDRLVCLLNGGLKNHIKKSKYKHSRGIIVKQLLTSDDAVRYVENLDLTNIEPFTIVLVDWNNGLEAYELVWTGEEKVFEKLSHEPHIWSSSTLYDAEMKQQRKRWFADWLKEREVFEQSDILNFHQNENLGCRATSIKMKRERVETVSTTSVLKNKEEVSLKYIDYVAEEVSRLLV, translated from the coding sequence ATGTGTACAGTTACATACTTGCCATTAGGAAATAATGATTTTATTTTAACATCTAATAGAGATGAAGATCCGAAGAGAAATACCATAGAGCCTCAAAAATACATTGAAGATAATGTGGAGTTATTTTATCCAAAAGATAGTTTAGCTGGTGGTACTTGGATCGGAATAAGTGGAAAAGATCGTTTAGTTTGTTTGCTGAATGGAGGTTTAAAAAATCATATTAAAAAGAGTAAGTATAAGCATAGTAGAGGAATTATAGTGAAGCAATTATTAACTTCTGACGATGCAGTGAGATATGTGGAGAATTTAGATTTAACCAACATAGAGCCATTTACGATTGTTTTAGTTGATTGGAATAATGGATTAGAAGCTTATGAATTGGTTTGGACAGGAGAAGAAAAAGTATTTGAAAAATTATCTCACGAACCACATATTTGGTCAAGTTCGACATTGTATGATGCTGAAATGAAGCAACAAAGAAAACGTTGGTTTGCTGATTGGTTAAAAGAAAGAGAAGTTTTTGAGCAGTCTGATATTTTAAATTTCCATCAAAATGAGAATTTAGGATGTAGAGCAACTTCAATTAAAATGAAACGAGAACGTGTAGAGACCGTTTCTACTACTTCCGTACTAAAAAATAAAGAAGAGGTTTCTTTAAAATACATCGATTATGTAGCTGAAGAAGTGTCTCGTTTATTAGTTTAA
- a CDS encoding NADH:ubiquinone reductase (Na(+)-transporting) subunit D: protein MGLLSKKDAKLITDPLADNNPITIQVLGICSALAITAELQASIVMSISVLFVLGVGNVVISLMRNIIPSKIRIIVQLIVVAALVIIVDQVLKAFAYELSKTLSVFVGLIITNCIIMGRFEAFALGNGPWRSFLDGIGNALGYAVILIIVGFFRELLGSGTLLGFKVLGDPIEKTGLYAIGYENNGFMLLSPMALIVVGIIIWVQRSRNKALIED, encoded by the coding sequence ATGGGACTTTTATCAAAGAAAGACGCAAAACTAATCACTGATCCGTTAGCGGATAATAACCCGATTACAATTCAGGTATTAGGTATTTGTTCTGCTTTAGCAATTACAGCAGAATTACAAGCTTCAATAGTAATGTCTATTTCTGTATTATTTGTATTAGGAGTAGGTAATGTGGTAATCTCATTAATGAGAAATATTATACCATCAAAAATTAGAATTATTGTACAGTTAATCGTAGTTGCTGCATTAGTAATTATTGTAGATCAAGTACTAAAAGCTTTTGCTTATGAACTAAGTAAAACCCTATCGGTATTCGTTGGATTAATTATTACAAACTGTATCATTATGGGACGTTTTGAAGCTTTTGCCTTAGGAAATGGACCATGGAGATCATTCTTAGATGGTATTGGAAATGCTTTAGGATATGCAGTAATTTTAATTATTGTAGGATTCTTTAGAGAATTATTAGGTTCTGGAACTTTATTAGGATTTAAAGTTTTAGGTGATCCAATTGAAAAAACTGGTTTATATGCGATAGGTTACGAGAATAACGGATTTATGTTATTATCGCCAATGGCTTTAATCGTAGTTGGAATTATTATTTGGGTACAACGTAGTAGAAATAAAGCATTAATCGAAGATTAG
- the nqrE gene encoding NADH:ubiquinone reductase (Na(+)-transporting) subunit E produces MLEYIELFFKSIFIDNMVFATFLGMCSYLAISKKVSTSVGMGAAVIFVLAVTVPVNWLLDQYLLQPGALSWLGEEYAGYDLSFLSFIMFIATIATMVQLVEIIVEKFAPALYNSLGIFLPLIAVNCAILGGSLFMQSREIPTLGLSFVYGIGSGIGWFLAILAIAAIREKIRYSQVPGPLRGLGITFIITGLMAIGFMSFGGMLTGGDDAAKKEGATTKAEVKVEVKEDVDKKAEKLANNTKEITK; encoded by the coding sequence ATGTTAGAGTACATAGAATTATTTTTTAAGTCGATATTTATAGATAACATGGTATTTGCTACGTTCTTAGGAATGTGTTCATACTTAGCAATATCTAAAAAAGTATCTACTTCTGTAGGTATGGGAGCGGCAGTTATTTTCGTATTAGCTGTAACAGTTCCTGTGAACTGGTTATTAGATCAATATTTATTACAACCAGGAGCTTTATCTTGGTTAGGTGAAGAATATGCAGGTTACGATTTAAGTTTCTTATCATTCATTATGTTTATTGCTACAATTGCAACTATGGTACAATTAGTAGAGATCATTGTTGAGAAATTTGCACCTGCTTTATATAACTCTTTAGGTATTTTCTTACCGTTAATCGCTGTAAACTGTGCCATTTTAGGAGGTTCTTTATTCATGCAGTCTCGTGAGATTCCTACTTTAGGATTATCTTTTGTTTACGGAATTGGTTCAGGAATCGGATGGTTCTTAGCAATTTTAGCAATTGCTGCTATTCGTGAGAAAATTAGATATTCTCAAGTTCCAGGTCCATTAAGAGGATTAGGAATTACATTCATTATTACTGGTTTAATGGCTATCGGATTCATGAGTTTCGGTGGTATGTTAACAGGTGGAGATGATGCAGCTAAAAAAGAAGGAGCTACTACTAAAGCAGAAGTGAAAGTAGAGGTTAAAGAGGATGTAGATAAGAAAGCTGAAAAATTAGCAAATAACACTAAAGAAATTACAAAGTAA
- a CDS encoding DUF3667 domain-containing protein: MAKKNKSIKSNEPNCLNCGYTFEGHELFCPACGQKNKDKRVTFGSFVKEVFAGFFSWDAKFWRTLRPLLFNPGKVSKDYIEGKRVKYSNPFRFYLTTSVLFFLLIGLNNTIKEYRELSSTDTKNEKKVTVKQVSDSIKKEINTNKKQLTNAGIGGFKRGLQEGMKKGMQDGIKGATYTIDSIKEPDSFDSFIKFNSDHPRLSTDEALDSLGVEKNLNNRLKYSKAKTFASLINDGDGVKSFIDNLVSKTSVALFILLPIFALFFKLIYIRRKFTYVEHLVFIFHIQTVFFIVFILFVLFDIGLHEQMETKGSTVISILIFSFMIYLFIAMKRFYKQGFFKTFIKYCFVNFTFMLLASIGISVLSVVTFMLN; this comes from the coding sequence ATGGCGAAAAAAAATAAATCGATTAAAAGCAACGAGCCTAACTGTTTGAATTGTGGTTATACTTTTGAAGGCCATGAATTATTTTGCCCAGCTTGTGGACAAAAAAACAAGGACAAAAGAGTAACTTTTGGAAGTTTTGTAAAAGAAGTTTTTGCAGGTTTCTTTTCTTGGGACGCTAAATTTTGGAGAACTCTAAGACCGCTTTTATTCAACCCAGGTAAGGTATCAAAGGATTATATAGAGGGCAAACGTGTTAAATACAGTAACCCTTTTCGTTTTTATTTAACCACATCAGTTTTATTCTTTCTTCTTATCGGTTTAAACAACACTATAAAAGAATATAGAGAGCTATCATCTACAGACACAAAAAATGAGAAAAAAGTTACAGTAAAACAGGTTTCTGATTCAATAAAAAAAGAGATTAACACCAATAAAAAACAACTTACAAACGCTGGAATTGGAGGATTCAAAAGAGGTTTACAAGAAGGTATGAAAAAAGGTATGCAAGACGGAATAAAAGGAGCTACTTATACTATAGACAGTATAAAAGAACCTGATAGTTTTGACAGCTTCATAAAATTTAACTCTGATCACCCTAGATTATCGACAGATGAAGCTTTGGATAGTTTAGGTGTCGAAAAAAATTTGAATAACAGGCTAAAATATTCTAAAGCAAAAACTTTTGCATCACTTATTAATGACGGAGACGGTGTTAAATCTTTTATAGATAATTTAGTCTCTAAAACATCTGTTGCCTTATTCATTTTACTACCAATTTTCGCATTATTTTTCAAGCTAATTTATATTCGAAGAAAATTCACTTATGTAGAACACCTAGTCTTTATATTTCATATCCAGACAGTATTTTTCATTGTTTTCATCTTGTTTGTTTTATTCGACATAGGACTTCATGAACAAATGGAAACCAAAGGCTCTACAGTAATTTCAATACTTATTTTTTCCTTTATGATTTATCTTTTTATAGCCATGAAAAGATTTTACAAGCAAGGCTTTTTCAAAACATTTATAAAATACTGTTTTGTAAATTTCACCTTTATGTTACTTGCAAGCATAGGAATATCTGTACTTTCTGTAGTAACCTTTATGTTAAACTAA
- a CDS encoding type IX secretion system plug protein — protein MKNFLFLFLAFFCALINAQNIKTIQLIPVGSKTAVPIARLGSALELTFDDLDADNKEYQYKIEHMTYDWKPSNLQSNQYINGFEQNYIIDISNSFNTLQSYSHYKLRIPNQNTTITKSGNYLLSILDEYDEVVFTRRFVLYEDITTVGVNVIRSRDIKTIETQQTVQFIVNHENLFINNPSQEIKIQLLQNSIWETAVTNLTPLFIRNNQLVYNHTLKTNFWGGNEYFNFDNKYIRNTNVNIAKTERRDLFHNYLYTNVERNGKPYTYFPDINGQFTIRTLDAEDEATEADYAMMHFSLEAYSPYDKDVYVYGAFNNFQLNEENKMTYNDDESIYEASILLKQGFYNYTYVTVDANGKIDPTEINGSFFQTENVYNAIIYYRPFGGLFDRVVGVGLGYFDQNR, from the coding sequence ATGAAAAACTTTCTTTTTTTATTTCTTGCTTTTTTTTGTGCACTTATTAACGCACAAAACATCAAAACCATACAACTTATTCCTGTTGGAAGTAAAACAGCAGTACCTATAGCAAGATTGGGCTCAGCTTTAGAATTAACATTTGATGATTTAGATGCTGACAATAAAGAATATCAATACAAAATTGAGCATATGACTTACGACTGGAAACCTAGCAATTTACAGTCTAATCAATACATTAATGGTTTTGAGCAAAACTATATTATCGACATATCTAACTCATTCAATACACTTCAAAGTTATTCTCATTACAAACTGAGAATACCTAATCAAAACACTACAATAACTAAAAGTGGTAATTATTTGCTTTCAATTTTAGATGAATATGACGAAGTTGTATTTACAAGAAGGTTTGTTTTATATGAGGATATTACTACGGTTGGTGTAAATGTTATTCGAAGCAGAGACATCAAGACAATAGAAACTCAGCAAACTGTTCAATTTATTGTGAATCATGAGAATTTATTCATAAATAATCCAAGTCAAGAAATCAAAATACAATTGTTACAAAACAGCATTTGGGAAACCGCTGTAACAAATTTAACGCCTTTATTTATCAGAAATAATCAACTCGTATACAACCACACTCTTAAGACAAACTTCTGGGGAGGAAATGAATATTTTAATTTTGACAATAAATATATTAGGAATACAAACGTAAATATTGCTAAAACTGAAAGAAGAGATCTTTTTCACAATTATCTTTATACAAATGTTGAAAGAAACGGTAAACCTTACACTTATTTTCCTGATATTAATGGTCAATTCACAATTAGAACTTTAGATGCTGAAGATGAAGCTACAGAAGCAGATTATGCTATGATGCACTTTTCTTTAGAAGCATACTCTCCTTATGATAAAGATGTTTATGTCTATGGAGCATTCAATAATTTCCAGCTAAATGAAGAAAATAAAATGACCTATAATGATGATGAAAGTATTTACGAAGCCTCTATTTTACTAAAACAAGGTTTCTATAATTACACATATGTAACTGTTGATGCTAATGGAAAAATAGACCCTACTGAAATTAATGGCTCTTTCTTTCAAACTGAAAATGTTTATAATGCTATTATTTACTACAGACCTTTTGGTGGCTTGTTTGATCGTGTTGTTGGAGTAGGACTTGGATACTTTGATCAAAACAGGTAA
- a CDS encoding Na(+)-translocating NADH-quinone reductase subunit A: MSKDIRIKKGLDIKLVGEAKQVTTELPLGSVFAVKPDDFHGVIPKILAKEGTEVKAGEALFYDKSDERILFPSPVSGKVTEIVRGARRKVLEIKITTNGTQDHKDFGKVDVDAMSGEEIKNHLFASGCWPFIKQRPYDVVANPNQAPKAIFVSGYNSAPLAADYDYVLEGKEAELNAALTALTKLTEGKVHVSVGSAKSPLASAKGVELHNVKGPHPVGNVSTQIAQVNPINKGEVVWVVTPQDLIVIGELLLTGKFNITRKVALTGSKINEPKYVSVIAGAQISDVVKGNLNNDNTRVISGNVLSGLQVDENGFLGFYDNQVTAIPEGDDYEFFGWNKPVFNKISTSRALTFSWLSPKKKYDLNTNTNGEHRAFVVTGSFEEVFPLDIYPMQLLKACMYKDLDEMEGLGAYEVAPEDFALTEFICVSKQPHQKIIREGLDLMMKELG; encoded by the coding sequence ATGTCAAAAGACATCCGTATAAAAAAAGGGCTTGATATAAAGCTCGTTGGCGAAGCAAAGCAGGTAACTACCGAACTTCCATTAGGTAGTGTTTTTGCTGTAAAGCCAGATGATTTTCACGGCGTTATCCCTAAAATTTTAGCAAAAGAAGGAACTGAAGTAAAGGCAGGTGAGGCACTTTTTTACGATAAAAGTGACGAGCGTATTTTATTTCCAAGTCCTGTAAGTGGTAAAGTAACAGAGATTGTTCGTGGAGCTCGTAGAAAAGTTTTAGAGATAAAAATTACAACTAACGGAACGCAAGATCATAAAGACTTTGGTAAGGTAGATGTAGATGCAATGTCTGGTGAAGAAATTAAAAATCACCTATTTGCTTCTGGATGCTGGCCTTTCATTAAGCAGCGTCCGTATGATGTTGTTGCTAATCCAAATCAAGCACCAAAAGCAATCTTTGTATCAGGATATAATAGTGCGCCTTTAGCTGCAGATTACGATTATGTTTTAGAAGGTAAAGAAGCAGAGTTAAATGCCGCTTTAACTGCATTAACAAAATTAACTGAAGGTAAAGTTCATGTTTCTGTAGGATCTGCTAAGTCACCTTTAGCATCTGCAAAAGGAGTAGAGTTACACAATGTTAAAGGACCTCACCCAGTAGGAAATGTAAGTACTCAAATAGCACAAGTAAATCCAATTAACAAAGGTGAAGTTGTATGGGTAGTTACTCCGCAAGATTTAATCGTAATAGGCGAACTACTTTTAACGGGTAAATTTAATATCACGAGAAAAGTTGCATTAACAGGTTCTAAAATTAATGAACCTAAATATGTTTCTGTGATTGCTGGAGCTCAAATTTCTGATGTAGTAAAAGGAAACTTAAATAACGACAATACTAGAGTTATTAGCGGTAATGTTTTATCTGGTTTACAAGTTGATGAAAACGGATTTTTAGGTTTTTATGACAACCAAGTTACTGCTATCCCGGAAGGAGATGATTATGAATTCTTTGGGTGGAATAAACCAGTTTTCAACAAAATATCTACTTCAAGAGCTTTAACTTTTTCTTGGTTAAGTCCAAAGAAAAAGTATGATTTAAATACAAATACCAATGGAGAACATAGAGCCTTTGTAGTAACTGGTTCTTTCGAAGAGGTTTTTCCATTAGACATTTATCCGATGCAACTATTAAAAGCTTGTATGTATAAAGACCTTGATGAAATGGAAGGTTTAGGGGCTTACGAAGTTGCACCTGAGGATTTTGCTTTAACAGAATTTATCTGTGTTTCAAAACAACCACATCAGAAAATTATTCGTGAAGGTTTAGATTTAATGATGAAAGAATTAGGATAG
- a CDS encoding Na(+)-translocating NADH-quinone reductase subunit C, with protein MSNKTDSNSYTVLFAIGMVLVVGALLAFTASSLRPMISANQKIEKQQNILYAMGINENEGGSFAFVSKDKVEGEFGKYIKKQLVIENNVPAEDDKAYLIDIKKQQTLAKSGKARKLPLFVGEKDGKTFYIAPIRGKGLWDAIWGYIAMDKDMVVQGVFFDHKGETPGLGANIKQRYFMDDFEGEDLMNNGQFKGIAVSKSNNDPKNEDKTDNEVDAIAGATITGDGVAAMIKSELKLYVPYFKTLK; from the coding sequence ATGAGCAATAAAACAGATAGTAATTCATATACAGTGCTATTCGCCATTGGAATGGTGTTAGTAGTAGGTGCGTTGTTAGCTTTTACAGCGTCATCGTTGCGTCCAATGATTTCTGCAAATCAAAAAATTGAGAAGCAACAAAATATTTTATATGCAATGGGTATAAATGAGAATGAAGGTGGTAGTTTCGCATTTGTATCTAAAGATAAAGTAGAAGGTGAGTTTGGAAAGTATATCAAAAAACAGCTAGTTATTGAGAATAATGTTCCAGCAGAAGATGATAAGGCATATTTAATTGATATTAAAAAGCAACAAACTTTAGCTAAAAGTGGTAAGGCAAGAAAATTACCATTATTTGTTGGAGAAAAAGATGGTAAAACATTCTATATAGCTCCAATTAGAGGTAAAGGACTTTGGGATGCAATTTGGGGTTATATCGCAATGGACAAAGATATGGTTGTTCAAGGTGTTTTTTTCGATCATAAAGGAGAAACTCCAGGTTTAGGAGCTAATATCAAGCAACGTTATTTTATGGATGACTTCGAAGGAGAAGATTTGATGAATAACGGACAATTCAAAGGAATTGCAGTTTCAAAATCAAATAACGATCCTAAGAACGAAGATAAAACAGATAATGAGGTAGACGCAATTGCTGGAGCTACAATTACTGGAGATGGTGTTGCAGCGATGATCAAGTCTGAGTTAAAATTGTATGTACCTTACTTTAAAACATTAAAATAA
- the nqrF gene encoding NADH:ubiquinone reductase (Na(+)-transporting) subunit F: MFLEVNTGGTVAITVVAFLTVTLLLVALLLFVKQKLAPSGPVKITINGEKTIEVPSGGTLLSTLGNQKIFLPSACGGGGSCVQCECHVNSGGGEALPTETPHFTRKELQHGIRLACQVKVKQDMDISIPEEIFGIKKWEAVVVRNYNVATFIKEFVVEIPEEMDYKAGGYIQIEIPQCEVKYEDMDITAHPDDHPGEPDKFKADWDKFGLWPLVMKNDETVERAYSMASYPAEGREIMLNVRIATPPWDRAKNAWMDVNPGVASSYIFNQKPGDKVTISGPYGEFFINESDAEMLYVGGGAGMAPMRSHIYHLFRTLKTGRKVTYWYGGRSKAELFYIHYFRALEKDFPNFKFYLALSEPLEQDNWKVKKDINDESGDGFVGFIHQVVIDQYLSKHESPEDLELYFCGPPLMNKAVQKMGEDFGLDDENIRFDDFGG; this comes from the coding sequence ATGTTTTTAGAAGTAAATACAGGAGGAACAGTCGCAATAACGGTAGTAGCTTTTTTAACAGTTACTTTGTTATTAGTAGCACTGTTATTATTTGTAAAACAAAAATTAGCACCATCTGGTCCAGTTAAAATTACGATCAATGGTGAAAAGACAATTGAAGTACCATCAGGAGGAACTTTATTATCTACTTTAGGTAATCAAAAGATTTTCTTGCCATCTGCTTGTGGTGGTGGTGGTTCTTGTGTGCAATGTGAGTGTCACGTAAATTCTGGTGGAGGTGAAGCTTTACCAACAGAAACACCTCACTTTACAAGAAAAGAATTACAACATGGTATCCGTTTAGCTTGTCAGGTTAAGGTAAAGCAAGACATGGATATCTCTATTCCAGAAGAAATTTTTGGAATTAAGAAATGGGAAGCTGTTGTTGTAAGAAACTATAACGTAGCAACTTTTATTAAAGAATTTGTAGTTGAAATTCCTGAAGAAATGGACTACAAAGCTGGTGGATATATTCAGATAGAAATACCTCAATGTGAAGTAAAATATGAAGATATGGATATTACTGCTCACCCAGATGATCATCCAGGTGAACCAGATAAATTCAAAGCAGATTGGGATAAATTTGGATTATGGCCATTAGTAATGAAGAATGATGAGACTGTAGAAAGAGCATATTCTATGGCTTCTTACCCTGCAGAGGGAAGAGAAATCATGTTAAATGTACGTATTGCAACTCCACCATGGGATAGAGCTAAAAATGCATGGATGGATGTAAATCCTGGTGTAGCATCTTCTTACATTTTTAATCAAAAACCAGGTGATAAAGTAACGATTTCTGGACCTTATGGAGAATTCTTTATCAACGAGTCTGATGCTGAAATGTTATATGTTGGTGGTGGGGCTGGTATGGCACCAATGCGTTCACATATCTATCATTTATTCAGAACATTAAAAACTGGTAGAAAAGTAACATATTGGTATGGAGGTCGTTCTAAAGCAGAATTATTCTATATTCACTACTTTAGAGCATTAGAGAAAGATTTTCCAAACTTCAAATTCTATTTGGCATTATCAGAGCCGTTAGAGCAAGATAACTGGAAAGTTAAAAAAGATATTAATGATGAATCAGGTGATGGTTTTGTTGGTTTTATTCACCAAGTTGTAATAGACCAATATTTATCTAAACATGAAAGTCCTGAAGATTTAGAATTATATTTCTGTGGACCACCATTAATGAACAAAGCAGTACAAAAAATGGGTGAAGATTTTGGTCTTGATGACGAAAACATCCGTTTTGATGACTTTGGAGGATAA
- the apaG gene encoding Co2+/Mg2+ efflux protein ApaG — MFQQITKGIKISVKTTYNGTIYRGYMQHYAFSYFVTIKNTSNETVQLLERFWTIYDALNNTEYVEGEGVVGQMPIIKPNEEYNYRSNCFLLSSIGSMTGKYKMKNTETLEEFLVNIPTFQLTTTPTLN, encoded by the coding sequence ATGTTTCAACAGATCACAAAAGGAATTAAAATATCAGTTAAAACCACATATAACGGTACAATATACAGAGGATATATGCAACATTATGCCTTCAGTTATTTTGTTACTATAAAAAATACGTCTAATGAAACCGTACAGTTACTTGAACGTTTTTGGACAATCTATGATGCTTTAAATAATACTGAATATGTGGAGGGAGAAGGTGTTGTAGGACAAATGCCAATAATAAAACCTAATGAAGAATACAATTACAGATCTAACTGTTTTCTACTTTCTTCGATAGGATCAATGACAGGAAAATATAAAATGAAAAATACAGAAACTCTTGAAGAGTTTTTAGTAAACATACCTACTTTTCAACTAACTACTACACCGACGCTAAATTAA
- a CDS encoding NADH:ubiquinone reductase (Na(+)-transporting) subunit B, with amino-acid sequence MSLKQNLHNLKEKYKGTKMAPAFNAIHTFLYLPNETTHGGTHIKAADDLKRTMNTVIMALIPCLIFGMLNAGYQHHLAAGEVERVTGFFSGSFWSLSNLWIGAIKILPLVIVSYGVGLAIEFVFAVIKGHEVEEGYLVTGMLVPLIVPVDLPLWMLAVAVAFGVVIGKEVFGGTGMNILNPALTIRAFLFFAYPTWMSGDKVWVHDAVNRAGSADAISGETILGSYAQNQEVTYTMFEKFFGFIPGSVGETSTFLILLGAAFLIFTKIGSWRIIVSTFIGAAVMGLIFNAVASNGIIADTSKFYGLMSASWYEHLMIGGLAFGAVYMATDPVTASQTNKGKWIYGFLIGFISIMIRVFNPAYPEGVFLAILLMNVFAPTIDHYVVQGNVKRRLKRVKVKTA; translated from the coding sequence ATGAGCTTAAAACAAAATTTACACAATTTAAAAGAAAAATATAAAGGGACTAAAATGGCTCCTGCATTCAATGCAATCCATACCTTTTTATATTTACCGAACGAAACCACTCATGGTGGTACGCACATTAAAGCTGCAGATGATCTGAAGCGTACAATGAATACGGTAATTATGGCATTAATTCCATGTTTAATTTTTGGAATGCTTAATGCAGGTTATCAGCATCATTTAGCTGCAGGAGAAGTAGAGAGAGTAACAGGTTTTTTTAGCGGAAGTTTTTGGAGTTTATCAAACTTATGGATTGGAGCTATTAAAATATTACCTCTTGTAATTGTATCTTATGGAGTTGGTTTAGCTATAGAATTCGTGTTTGCTGTAATAAAAGGGCACGAAGTAGAAGAAGGATATTTAGTAACAGGAATGTTAGTTCCATTAATTGTACCAGTAGATTTACCATTATGGATGCTTGCAGTAGCAGTTGCCTTTGGAGTTGTTATTGGTAAAGAAGTTTTTGGAGGAACAGGAATGAATATTTTGAATCCGGCTTTAACAATTCGTGCATTCTTATTTTTTGCTTATCCGACATGGATGTCTGGAGATAAGGTATGGGTACACGATGCTGTGAATAGAGCTGGTTCTGCTGATGCTATTTCTGGAGAAACTATTTTAGGTAGTTATGCACAAAATCAAGAAGTAACATATACAATGTTTGAAAAATTCTTTGGATTTATACCTGGTTCTGTTGGAGAAACATCTACATTCTTAATCTTGTTAGGAGCTGCTTTCTTAATCTTTACAAAGATTGGAAGTTGGAGAATTATTGTTTCTACATTCATAGGAGCTGCTGTAATGGGATTAATCTTTAACGCTGTAGCAAGCAATGGCATCATTGCTGATACAAGTAAGTTTTACGGATTAATGAGTGCTTCTTGGTATGAGCATTTAATGATTGGTGGTTTAGCATTTGGAGCTGTCTATATGGCTACAGATCCGGTTACTGCTTCTCAAACAAATAAAGGAAAATGGATTTATGGTTTCTTAATTGGTTTTATTTCAATTATGATTCGTGTATTCAACCCAGCATATCCAGAGGGAGTATTTTTAGCAATTCTATTAATGAACGTATTTGCTCCAACAATCGATCATTACGTTGTACAAGGTAATGTGAAAAGAAGACTTAAACGAGTAAAAGTAAAAACGGCCTAA